From the genome of candidate division TA06 bacterium:
TCAAGGCCGAGAAGGGCGCCAAGGTGGCCGAACTGGTGAAACAGCATAAGCCCGGGGCCGATGTCTACGTGCTCAACGGCTTTCCCTGTCTTCTGGGGCAGACGGTGAGCGAGGGCGACCATCTGGTGCTGATCAAAAAAGGCGAAGTGCCCTCCAAGAACGACCTGGAGCATTTGTTGTCCGCCCGCCATACGCCGGGCATCGCCGACACGCTTAAAAAATCCTGTGTAGGCCTGGCCGGCTGCGGGGGGCTGGGCTCGACCGCGGCCATTGCGCTGGCCCGGGCCGGGGTGGGCCGGATGGTCATCGCTGACCAGGACGTGGTGGAGCCGTCCAATCTCAACCGTCAGCAGTATTTCGTCTATCAGATCGGCTTGCCCAAGGTGGAGGCCATCAAGGAAGTGATCAAGAAGGCCAACCCCTTTATCAAGGTGGAGACCCATCACCTGCGGATAGTGCCGGAGAACGTGGTTACGCTTTTCGGCAAGTGCGACGCCATCATCGAAGCCTTCGACATGGCGGACCAGAAACAGATGTTAGTGGAGACGGCGCTTTCCAAGCTCCTGAAGACTCCCATCGTGGTCGGCAGCGGCATGGCGGGGTACGGGGCCAACAATATTCTGCGGACCAGGAAGACCGGGATGCTGTACCTTTGCGGGGACGAGCAGAGCGAGGCCGGCCCGGGCTTCGGGC
Proteins encoded in this window:
- the thiF gene encoding sulfur carrier protein ThiS adenylyltransferase ThiF, encoding MKIYLNEKHIKAEKGAKVAELVKQHKPGADVYVLNGFPCLLGQTVSEGDHLVLIKKGEVPSKNDLEHLLSARHTPGIADTLKKSCVGLAGCGGLGSTAAIALARAGVGRMVIADQDVVEPSNLNRQQYFVYQIGLPKVEAIKEVIKKANPFIKVETHHLRIVPENVVTLFGKCDAIIEAFDMADQKQMLVETALSKLLKTPIVVGSGMAGYGANNILRTRKTGMLYLCGDEQSEAGPGFGLMAPRVGLAACMQANQVLEILLGPDPRIKQSES